A single window of Coturnix japonica isolate 7356 chromosome 17, Coturnix japonica 2.1, whole genome shotgun sequence DNA harbors:
- the URM1 gene encoding ubiquitin-related modifier 1 isoform X4, giving the protein MATRPQARPSRCHGNAARPEALCGTSGAAWARLPFPPPPRWRPPCRCRGGAELLFDGVKKHQVTLPSQPEPSVPGLLQFMARHHLLQWVICISDGRLEDPSGDIRNLLKWIKQNLLKEKPELFMQGESV; this is encoded by the exons ATGGCCACTAGGCCGCAGGCCCGGCCCAGCCGTTGTCACGGTAACGCGGCGCGGCCGGAAGCTCTCTGCGGTACTTCCGGCGCGGCCTGGGCGCGCCTTCCCTTCCCGCCGCCGCCAAGATGGCGGCCCCCGTGTCGCTGCAG aggtgGTGCAGAACTCTTGTTCGATGGTGTGAAAAAgcatcaggtgaccttgcctTCTCAGCCAGAGCCTT CTGTTCCAGGTCTTCTGCAGTTTATGGCACGCCATCATCTGCTTCAGTGGGtgatttgcatttcagatgggAGGCTGGAGGATCCCTCAG gGGATATCAGAAACCTGCTAAAGTGGATCAAACAGAATCTGCTGAAAGAGAAGCCGGAATTATTTATGCAAGGGGAATCTGTGTAA
- the SLC27A4 gene encoding long-chain fatty acid transport protein 4, whose translation MLRLAAFAALLLFFRVSLELSWVQAIPALFIFYLGSGGWDFFLIFIKTIRRDVTTGLVLLRVKWQVWRHVREKNTIAKIFQRTASKYPEKTALIFQGTGESWTFRQLDEYSNQVANFFHGQGFRSGDVVALFMESRNQYVGLWLGLAKIGVETALVNSNLRMEALLHCITISNSKAVVFGVEMMEAMKEVQSSMEKSVHLFWSGEGSLESALSGAKHLDPLLQTAPRHQPDPPDKGFLDKLFYIYTSGTTGMPKAAIVVNCRYFRMASLVFYGFRMRPDDVVYDCLPLYHAAGNIVGIGQCLLQGMTVVIRKKFSASHFWEDCVKYNCTIVQYIGEICRYLLNQPYQEVERQHRVRMALGNGLRASIWREFMARFGIAQVAEFYGATECNCSLGNFDNNVGSCGFNSRILPGVYPIGLVKVDEDTMELIRGPDGVCIRCKPGEPGQLVGRIVRSNPLQHFDGYLNQSATSKKIARDVLAKGDAAYLTGDVLVMDKYGYMYFRDRTGDTFRWKGENVSTTEVEGTLSRILNLTDVVVYGVEIPGIEGKAGMAAIADPENSCDLESFASQLKKALPLYAQPVFLRFLHEVSKTSTYKFQKMELRKQGFDPTLVKDKLYFLDCRQGRYLPLDQEAFDRIQSGQQKL comes from the exons ATGCTGCGTCTGGCTGCCTTcgcagccctgctgctgttcttcaggGTCAGCCTGGAGCTGTCCTGGGTCCAGGCCATCCCTGCTCTCTTCATCTTCTACCTGGGATCAGGGGGATGGGATTTCTTCCTCATATTCATCAAGACGATACGAAGGGATGTCAC CACGGGGCTGGTCCTGCTGCGGGTGAAGTGGCAGGTGTGGAGGCACGTGAGAGAGAAGAACACAATCGCCAAGATCTTCCAGAGAACTGCGAGCAAGTATccagagaaaacagcactgatCTTCCAAGGCACAGGAGAGAGCTGGACCTTCCGGCAGCTGGATGAATACTCCAACCAAGTGGCCAATTTCTTCCATGGCCAAGGCTTCCGCTCTGGTGACGTGGTGGCTCTGTTCATGGAGTCCCGTAATCAATATGTGGGGCTGTGGCTCGGTTTGGCCAAGATCGGGGTGGAGACGGCCCTGGTGAATTCCAACCTACGCATGGAGGCTTTGCTGCACTGCATCACCATCTCCAACTCCAAGGCTGTGGTTTTTGGAGTGGAAATGATGGAAG CTATGAAGGAGGTGCAGTCCTCCATGGAGAAGTCTGTCCATCTCTTCTGGTCAGGAGAAGGAAGTCTTGAGTCTGCACTTTCTGGTGCAAAGCACCTGGATCCCCTCCTGCAGACAGCTCCTCGACACCAGCCAGATCCCCCTGACAAGGGCTTTCTCG ATAAACTCTTCTATATCTATACCTCTGGTACTACGGGAATGCCCAAAGCTGCTATTGTGGTGAACTGCAG GTATTTCCGCATGGCCAGCTTGGTCTTTTACGGTTTTCGCATGAGACCCGATGATGTGGTGTACGACTGCCTTCCACTTTACCATGCTGCAG GGAACATCGTGGGGATCGGGCAGTGCTTGCTGCAGGGCATGACTGTCGTCATCCGCAAGAAGTTCTCAGCCTCGCACTTCTGGGAGGACTGCGTGAAGTACAACTGTACG ATTGTGCAGTACATCGGGGAGATCTGCCGCTACCTGCTGAACCAGCCCTACCAGGAGGTGGAGCGGCAGCACCGGGTGCGCATGGCGCTGGGCAATGGGCTGCGGGCTTCCATCTGGAGAGAGTTCATGGCCCGCTTTGGCATTGCCCAGGTGGCTGAATTCTATGGGGCCACTGAGTGTAACTGCAGCCTGGGGAACTTCGACAATAAC GTTGGGTCCTGTGGCTTCAACAGCAGGATCTTGCCAGGGGTGTACCCCATTGGCTTGGTGAAAGTGGATGAAGACACCATGGAGCTGATCCGGGGGCCAGATGGCGTCTGCATCCGCTGCAAACCAG ggGAGCCGGGGCAGCTGGTGGGCCGCATTGTCAGGAGCAACCCCCTGCAGCACTTCGATGGCTACCTGAATCAGTCAGCCACCAGCAAGAAGATCGCCAGGGATGTGCTTGCAAAAGGGGATGCTGCCTATCTCACAG GGGACGTCCTGGTGATGGACAAATACGGCTACATGTACTTTCGGGACCGCACCGGAGACACGTTCCGCTGGAAGGGAGAGAATGTCTCCACTACTGAGGTGGAGGGGACACTGAGCCGCATCCTCAACCTGACAGACGTGGTTGTGTATGGGGTGGAGATCCCAG GCATTGAAGGAAAGGCAGGAATGGCAGCCATCGCCGACCCAGAGAACTCCTGTGACCTGGAGAGCTTTGCCAGCCAGCTGAAAAAGGCCCTGCCACTGTATGCACAGCCTGTCTTCCTGCGGTTCCTGCACGAGGTCTCCAAGACAA GCACCTACAAATTCCAGAAGATGGAGCTGCGTAAGCAGGGCTTTGACCCCACGCTGGTGAAGGACAAGTTGTACTTCTTGGACTGCAGGCAAGGCCGCTACCTGCCCTTGGACCAGGAGGCGTTTGACAGGATCCAGTCGGGACAGCAGAAGCTGTAA